The genomic stretch AGGGCCTATTTGGATTAGAGATATCTTTTGTGTGTCCTCTGgtatttagttcaaatttgaattaaatacGGAGCACACAAAAAAAATACTTATATACCAAACAGGACATCAGTGAGTTTATTAACCCCTCAGAAAATTTCCCAACCCAGTCCGCAGTTCATAacttctaactacacttatctgccTTGCCAATATTCTTGACCACGCCATGAGGCAACATGTGGCATAACCAAAGAATCAATGCGATTTCATGCATCCCAAGAGTTTAAACCAAATAATTTACGACGGTTATTGATATCAGAATGAGAAATGTCAGAAGCAACTGCATAAAACTTCAATGGTGTGTATACACAGAACTAACcagaacaaacaaaaataaaacacgtACTTCTTCTAGACGACTTTCTATCTCTTGTGTGGTCCTCAGCATCTCCAGAGCTGTTCGGAGACGTGGTTTATCCTTGTAGGCAATCACATTGTAAGAAGTCTGCATGAAGAAGCGAATTAATAAAAACATACTTTTTACTACGAGTAAGCCACAGGTAGCTATAACTGAATAGGAAGTTCTACATGAAACAGATTAATCTCTATATTAACCAAACAATTATTTCATGAGTAACAATCCTAACAATAACTCCTTTTGAATTATGTTTTAGCACATACACTAGCATAAATGTGCCCAACATTAGAAGCATAAACAAAAAAGATCATCTGTAAGGCACAAGTCTATTGTTCGACTACAGGAAGGAGGATGCCCTTTCTTCTATAGATGAAGTATCAAATgtatctttttttcttcttcccaaAAAATATGAATTTAACAGTTGTCACTATGTTCCATGTCAGATGTAGCGAAAATAGAGAAATAAAGACAATAAACATATAAAGAATATAAAGTTGGGTCCAAGAGAAGTCATAAGTATGACAGGTACTGACCTGCTCTCGTTTTTCCTCCTCTTTGAAGGCCAATTCTGCCAAGTCTTTCTGTGGAACAAGCTTCTCTTTTGGAAGGACTTTAGCCAAGAAAATTAGAACTTGCTGAACAGGCCAAGCTGGAACAACATCATCTGACATCTAATAGAGTGATTTTGTGAATTAGTGACCAAATATAACAAGCATAGACAGGATCTTACACAGTAAAAGTACCTTGCACATGGGTGCAACAAGAATTGCACCACTCCATTCATTTGGTTGCTTAAAGTGAATCTTCAATGCAACTGCTCCACCCATAGATTGGCCAAACAGAAAGCTTGGGAGACCTCTATAATCAGGATTCCCTGCCAACATATGAATTGCATTTTACAGTGAAACATTCACACTACATGGATTTGCCTTGCAGCAAAATCAAGGAGAAAGTAACTGCTAGATATAAACTCAGTGATAAACTAATTGCAGCGAAAGACAAGTTCATTTCTCATATAGTGAATGAGAAAACATCATAGGACAATTTATTCTTTATCACAAAAAAGATTCACTCTTCTTAACCTTCCAGCAGTTTGGCAACGTGGAGGCTATAGGAGTATATGTAATGCATATACTGAACGTGAAACAATTTTCACATATCACTGTTGTCAAAAGCAATCAGTTTAATGTACTGATGCAAGTAGTTGATTAACGCTATGGAAATATTTGCAATCAATTTCAGATTTTGTAAGTAACACTTAACAGTGCCATATTATTAGTGCTAGATTGATGTTGCTCCTCCTCAGAAACGTACTCCCTCTAGTACACAATATGTGTTGATTTAGCTATTTAGATTTGGTATACATGTACATGTCTGCATTACCTTATTGTGGTAGTTAAATAAATGGGAGAAAACATATATCTTTGTGGTAGAAAAATAAATGGCACATTCTAACTGTTCCCCAGTAATTTGTATATAGAAAGAGACAGAACGAGAAAccagcaataataaaatggtgcaATACCTTTGAACTTAGCAAAAGTTTCGGCTACATCATCAACAAGAGTATCAAAACTTGGAATATATCCATGAAGTCCTTCGGAAAGACCAAAACCAGGGTAGTCCAATGCAAATACTCCATATCCAGCTGATGCAATCTTCCTAGCAATCCCTGGAAGAACAATGAAGATAGAAAATGTAGCAAAAATGAAACATCAAAGTGAACTTAATATTGGTAGCATACAGAGGAACAGTACCATCAAGGAAAAAGGTACAGGTGTCCCCATAACCATGGCAGAGACAAACAATTGCTTTCATGCGACGATTCTCTGGAAACCAAGATTTTGAGAATATCTCGACACCTCTCGAGTTCAGCTCATATGACTGTCCAAGAGGAAACAGATCACAATAAAACTTTAGCGAACATATAATCAACAAGAACAAAGGATCAAATGGCACGTTGTGGCTTAAGAGTTAGAAGTACCACTAAGCAAATAAACATTGCTGGAATACCATCTTACAATGTCTATCCAGCTTCATTCTAACTTTTAAGCATGGCAAGCGGTAGTTTCATCAGTCACTGCAGAACTTCTCTATCTTTTTTCAGGGGTGAAAAATATTATTTATTAAATACTAGTAGAGCTACAATATTTCCCTCATCAACTCCGGGATCTCTGTCAACTCAAAGGAGGTACTATTTGATATCAAATGTACTTCAACACTTCATTGGCTTATACATTTTTAAACAGAATTATTCAATATGATAACAATCACTTTGCATACTGCTCATTTCCCAAAGGTACTTAGCAAAATAGATGAGTATGCCTGCTGTCACAGTGGGATTTCTCGAATCTTTCTATTAACTAAAGGAAGAACACGCTACTGCAAAGATGGCCAATTCTACATGTTTCAAAAAAGTCTTGCATGCAAATGCATAACAAAAAGTAATGTATTGTAGCAGGTAAGTGACAGATATATTATAAAACAAATGTAAATAACTGTGGCTACACTGCGAAATAGTACCTCGGTTGTTCTGATGCCATCGTACTGTGCCTGCAGCATAAAGAAAATGCTAAGAGATATCATCCATGTCAGGACTAAACATCAAAGGCAAAGTTAGGTTTAACAAAAGTATCGGAACTCAGAACACAGGATATCCAAGAATATACCAAAGGTGAATGTGAGAATTGGGTTGCATTTGTTTGGGACATTTCATTAATTCTTTTAATTACTAATGTGTTATTTCACTACAAATAGAGTTGTCAGGCATTGGAACATAAATCATATGCCAGCCTAGCGCAATAGCTAGAAACCACGCGCCATTTGCTAACGGCATGCCAGCTTCCTCTCGCGCCAAATTTGGTATGAGATCATGTCGTGGCTCCAGATGACATGCCGGACGCCTGAGCACAACACCTATCACCGActggtggatcgaggccaagcagaCTATCCCCAAGTCGCTGCGCACGGGCTTTGCCTCGATTGCCTTATTGACTCCATGGATGATCTGGAAACAGCGCAATGAATGCGTCTCCGACGGCGTACAGCCCTAAGTCTCCAAGCAGATCTCACGAATCGAAGAGGAAGCTGCCATCTGGGCTAGAGCAGTCACCCTTCGCCTAAGGGCAGTCCTGCTGACGACCTGGGACATCCATGGATGCTTTATTTTTGTATCATATCTGTTCCTCCTTAATGGAGGTCGTGTCGTGTACTCTAAACTCGCTCTCTTTACAACGAAATGAAACGTAAAGTCCTTTTGTGTTTTCTCGGAAAAAAACAATTTTGCAAACATACTTTTTGAAGCATGGTTACATATGTCATGTCCAGAGCTTCAATTAGTAATTTTGGAAGTAGATCAACAAACAGTATCTTTGATTAAAACATACAGCGAGGAACAGAGAATATAGCTAACTAAGTCTTAGCTTATGGAAACAAATATACAACATCATATGGAAGGCACACATTTTTGTAACAAAAGTATATAGAGGAGAGTCCTAACATAGTAGTGAAATACCTACATCTAAGAAATAGAGAAATACAATACAAGTGAGCAAAGCGCACTGTTGGTTCTGAACTAGCAAGGGTATTGCTCGAGTCCTCAAATTTTATAATTTGTACTATTAGGTTCCAAATATAAACTAAGTCCAAACCTGACATAATTAGTAATTGGCAACATGTAATAATATAACGACTGCATCCACTGTCTAAGTAAAATCAGTGGAAACCACTTCCTCATTGATTTTATTTATCACATGATAAAGTAGCGGCTTGAACTACCATGATGCCACGACATATATATTTACCATTTACCAACAAACTCGGGATTGGATATTGTATTTTTTACTGACTTAAACAAGTTTAGGGAGCAAACAACCAACATGAGCAGCTACTATGCTTGAGTAAGAGAAGCATTCAGATTTAGAGGCCAATAGTGCATCATCTCTAACGAATTGGAGGTAGGAAGAATCGTCTAACTGATGGAAACAAACCTCATTTAATAGAAGGAAATAAATGACTGTTGCCTAAGCAATTGCTGTTGTATAAATCCTAGCACATAAGAAGTACCCTTGCTATTGTACTGCATGTACAATACCACACTACAGTGCCAAGCAGCGGATATGAGGTGGTTGTACACACATGAGAAAACTTAGGCGGCGGCAAAAACCAAGTCAAGGGAAGGAACCATAGCGACGATGGCATACACTCATCTTTGCAGATGAAGAACAATTGCTGCAACCTCAAATGAGAACTCAAGAGGAAGGTAGGAGTGGAACTGACCATAAGAGTATTGCTTATAATGTTAAAACATAACAGAAGATTGGAGTGGCACTTCATgaggttttattgtttgttgcttCCATAATAAATTTAAGagatcgtttggtatccatcatttgagcctggaatcctggaattcattttgaaattccataggtgggctgtttggttgccacagaattgggccatcatttcatttaggaaatccagcaaaatgatgccatgtgtaatcacaattccgagctgaaacctgtcattcaCGTTTCTTCATGGAAGCCATTtataaattcaatattgaattctactgtcatttacaattcctgtggcaaccaaacaagtgtccatttctggaattacaatgtaaatgtattcatttcaaaatgctataaatgaaatgaaagcctggcttccaaatGACTTCTAATAGGCAAGTTCTTCCGACAAATAGTGCTCCAGATGCCCAATATTTTGCGGTTGCCTTTGATTTATACCAGGTATTTGGAACCCATATTGTGATCCAAAACTAGATTTACACCTTCAACAATGCAAAACTAGGCAGTATGTATCGATCATTCTATTTAACTAGAAGTAGAACAACAACTTTGATTAGTTTACGAAATGGACGTTGGCATATTGCTTCCTCCCACCATTGCAGTGACCGGTCATAAAGCATTGCGTGCAAACACTGACCAACCATCTTGATGCAGCTACAAGATCTAGACCATTCTCAAACATGCCCTCCCAAAATAACATATACTACGTGTCCAGAAAAATCAGAATCATCCTTGCTGATATGGATACCGTTGGGAGTTAAAACCTTGCTGACCTATTGCAAATAACACCTTTCAGGAAAGGGAAGGGAAGAAAAGGAAAGGGCGCACCTTGAAGAGGCAGTGGTCAATGCTGAGCTGCACGCCCTTGAAGGCCTCCCGcacgcggcggcgctccggggccTGGTCCAGACACGCCCGCAGCACCATCCTCTCCAGCGCCGGGTCCACCCCCTCCCACTTCCTCGGCAGTGCCGCGGCCGCAGCCGGCATCCCGAGCGCGGTAGCGGGCACAGCCGTCACCTTGGCGTTCACGTGTGGCATGGGGGTTCAGCTGAACCTGAATCGTGGGTTCGGTCACAGATACTCAGAGCGGAGAAGAAGAGAATCAATAAGTAGGCAGAGCTAAGGGTAGGGTTTGTTACGATGTCGAGTACGAGCTCGGATGAATGGATCTCCACTTGACGGCAGTCAAGAAGCACCAGCAAGGTGGGGAGGAGTAGAGGAGGGCAACGCCGGTCGACGAGAGAAGGATTGGACCGGAGGGTGGCTGGTTGACTTCGTCGGCGAGGAGGTGGAAGGCGCAAGGCGGCGAGGGAGGGGGGTCCGCACTTGGGGAGGGCCCGTGGCCGTGGCTATCACGCGATTTAATAACTCTTCCGGTGTTGCGGGGGGAAAGAGTGCGCTGCGGCTGCACGCATCCAGCTTCCTCTTTCTGCGCTGCGCATAGACTGCGACTCTGCGAGGGCACGGACAGCAATTCTACCACATCCCGTAAAATCAACCCCGTGAAATAAGGCACAGAAAAGTCTGTTTCGAGCTCCCATAGATTAGATGCCGCAAATATGAACCGGTAAACTCGAAATCAAATTTTGCGGGAGAATTAAACAACGAGTTTATCGTTAGATCAAGCTTTTTTTTAGGGAAATCGGTAGAtcatgttgaaatattgggcccacatttggtggtccataatagatttcagattttccctataaatctcaaagcccacttagtggcagccttgtgagtttgagcccaagttggtggcagctcactagggagtggcaagaggtgggaagtttaatcccacatggaaagttgggaggaagttagaccaccttataaggtgggttgtttcaccactagtaagtgagtgagaataggagtgctacacgcgcgcgctcctcctcctcctcgctcgctcgtctcgactcgactcgactcgacacgtcacgtccCGACACGtcccgacgcgcgcgccgcgctcgtggtgagtggattgagcctcgagccggttcgggtcgctcccggatcgtgggctatctgtaaccgactcgaaacgttcgtgcgacgtgggagtGGCCCAcgctgcctagggtttcccgagcctatataatctcctgcccggctaccgcagaaatacatctaatacacgatttagggtttccacctctctcgcttgcgcgcgccatcatagcctactccatctcgcgcgccgacgtgcatcggcgaacgagaGCAGAGTCtccgaaccactcgtccttgcgatcccgtacgagagagggcgaattaggtttttgggaagcgctcgcgcggccgctcaagctcttcatcacgggtcgccttccgtccaagtcgggcggtgcgccctaccgtcgtcttcaacgccgtctacttcgacccgtcttcccctgtcgtcaacaacgttgtcatcaacaacgttactcgctgcgacatcgtccgctacacctccaccgccacctccaccggatcggtacgtgcgacatatctcgatccgtttagcgatggatgttgtaccgtttgctcgctactcgttcatgttgatcacttgcATCtactatgttcgagtttcacatgttagtagttacttttgtcatgctttatattctggaattaatcatggaaattgtgcctaattatccaacggaTCAAGTTTGTCGGTCCAATTTAACTATGCGCGGGTTTAGTATATCGGGTCGGAACCCCGCACCATTGGCATAGAGACGGGCCTTCCTGCACGTAGGGAACGGGCCGCGGGCCACATTTGGTCCATCATTTGGTAGTTTGTGTTGCATCTCGAACAGAAGTGCAGGTTGTTTGAATGTCTGGATATGGTGTTTCATCTATGTTCAGTCACAGCACACGTGTTTGGTTGCTATTTTGGGCACCCAGGCAAAACTTCTCCTCACCATATTTaaatatggtgaccttaccaGCACATAATGGCACACAAAAGAGTTCAAGCACGATCATAAGCACAACACACAGTTAGATATACAACGAATATAGTACTATAATCCTAGCGTCAAAGTGGTAAGACGCCTACTTAAACCTGGGGGCAGACTATCCAGGTCCAAAAgcaatgtcctgaatagagttcctaacaagaataaagataaaaccccttacgaggagtgggctggaagaaaaccatcactttcgtatttgcgcacatggggatgtttggcgaaagtcaatattccaatcactaagaagcgcaaactcggaccaaagacgatggattgtatctttctaggttatgctccgcggagtgtaggatatagatttttagtagttcaatccgaggtacttcgatatgcatgttgatactattatggaatctcgtgatgcaacttttttgagaatatgtttcctatgaaagatatgcatagcattgctagaatttctatcgagataattcctgagtctagtacatctaatgagtactttgaacaatcacatgagaatgttactgagaaggatgacaatgaagctcctaaacggagcaagagacgaaggattgaaaaatcctttggtgatgatttcattgtgtaccttgtggatgatactcccacgtccattgcagaggcatatgcatctccggatgcggatgattgGAAAGAAGTCTGTTCAtaacgagatggactcgattctttctaatggaacttgggagctatcggaacgaccccatggatgcaagcctgtgggctgcaaatgggtgttcaagaagaagctaagacctgatggtactattgagaagtacaaggcgcggcttgtagctaaaggctacacacgtaaagaaggcgaagattacttcgacacataTTCActcgtcgctagacttaccaccattcgagtactaccgtccatggctgcctcctatggtcttatcgttcatcaaatggacgtaaagacagcttttcttaatggagagttggaagaggaaatctatatggatcagcttcgatgggttcgtagtaaaaggtgaagaaagaaaggtgtgcaagttgctgaaatctttatatggcaccgaaacaagcacctaagcaatggcatgagaagtttgacgaactttgacctctgtaggctttgttgtcaatgaggccgacaagtgtgtttactatcgccatggtgggggcgaaggtgttatacttgtgtttgtatgtggatgatattcgatatttggtacaagcatgaaagtaatacacgaggtcaagtctttcttgtcaaagtgctttgatatgaaagatcgcgggagaagccgatgtaattcgaacatcaagcttattaagaatgagagtgggattactctaacgcaatcccattatgttgagaagatcttgagccggttcagcTATATTgacagcaagtcttctccaacaccttatgatcccgagtgtgacattacgcaagaaccggaggattgccgtagatcaaccgagatactctcggattgttggctcactcatgtacttagcgagcgcgactagaccggacatctcttttgttgttagcaagttgagtaggttcatgtcaaacccgagtaccgatcattggcatgcacttgatagggtcatgcgctacctatgtggtacaatgagttatgggattcactattcggggcatccagccgtgcttgaaggatatagtgattcgaattggatctcgagatgtagctgatccgtacgccacaagtgggtatgtatttacctttggaggtggcgcagtgtcatggagatcttgcaagcaaaccatattgacgaggtcaactatggaagcagaacttatcgctttagacacaaccaccgttgaatcgagaatggttgcgtgagctcttgatggacttgctcgtggttgaaaaacctgttccggcaatccttttgaattgtgacaatcaaactgtaattgtcaaagtgaacaattctaaggataacgcgaagtcatcaagacacgtcaagagacgtttgaagtccgtcgagaaattgcgaaactccggagtaataactgttacatatattcaaacgagacaaaaacccggcagatccctttacaaagggactatcacgtaatgtgatagaaagtgcatcgagggagatgggtttgagacccgttgatgttacaccatagtggtaacccaacctttgtgatcggagatcccgtgaattaggacacgggaagaacaaactagtggtttgattgaggagagtattatgtaaccctctctatgtgaagatgcacaactctcaattgctcgtAAGgcgggttggcaacaagccttaatgtgtttatgttggctatatgagcaaagatgttgtcctacagagcattcttgaaataacacacctatatgagtccgattgttaaacgtcgcaatctatgagatttgggtgatctctagtaaactcatgaagagaccacgaagtatgacgcatatgcttcacccgcggggtaggctacggcagccatgtacttggtcatgactttgagtgaaaccctgttcacgcaaaacttgcaattcaaggcttagtccattgttcaagtgtgaatggatgtagcttaaggttctaggcggaagttcaacttaacagtctccgctgaaacactggtatataaacaagcagcgagtattggtaaatctctaaatagggatttgagatctggtgggggattgttgaaatattgggcccacatttggtggcccataatagatttcagattttccctataaatctcaaagcccacttagtggcagccttgtgagtttgagctcaagttggtggcagctcactagggagtggcaagaggtgggaagtttagtcccacatggaaagttgggaggaagttagaccaccttataaggtgggttgtttcaccactagtaagtgagtgagaataggagtgctacacgcgcgtgctcctcctcctcctcgctcgctcgtctcgactcgacacgtcacgacgcgcgcgccgcgctcgtggtgagtggattgagcctcgagccgagactttccttactttttgcagctcaggaaaaacgaacagagtcctagacggacgcgtcgcagttagtcggttcgggtcgctcccggatcgtgggctatctgtaaccgactcgaaacgttcgtgcgacgtgggagtGGCCCAcgctgcctagggtttcccgagcctatataatctcctgcccggctaccgcagaaatacatctaatacacgagttagggtttccacctctctctgcttgcgccgccatcatagcctactccatctcgcgcgccgacgtgcatcggcgaacgagagcaggtctccggaaccactcgtccttgcgatcccgtacgggagagggcgaattaggtttttgggaagcgctcgcgcgatcgctcaagctcttcatcacgggtcgccttccgtccaagtcgggcggtgctgcctaccgtcgtcttcaacgccgtctacttcgacccgtcttccccgtcgtcaacaacgttgtcatcaacaacgttactcgctgcgacatcgtccgctacacctccaccgccacctccaccagatcggtacgtgcgacatatctcgatctgtttagcgatggatgttgtaccgtttgctctgctactgttcatgttgatcactgcatctactatgttcgagtttcacatgttagtagttacttttgtcatgctttatattctggaattaatcatggaaattgtgcctaattatccaacagatcAAGTTTGTCGGTCCAATTTAACTATGCGCGGGTTTAGTATACTGGGTCGGAACCCTGCACCATTGGCATAGAGACGGGCCTTCCTGCACGTAGGGAACGGGCCGCGGGCCACATTTGGTCCATCATTTGGTAGTTTGTGTTGCATCTCGAACAGAAGTGCAGGTTGTTTGAATGTCTGGATATGGTGTTTCATCTATGTTCAGTCACAGCACACGTGTTTGGTTGCTATTTTGGGCACCCAGGCAAAACTTCTCCTCACCATATTTaaatatggtgaccttaccaGCACATAATGGCACACAAAAGAGTTCAAGCACGATCATAAGCACAACACACAGTTAGATATACAACGAATATAGTACTATAATCCTAGCGTCAAAGTGGTAAGACGCCTACTTAAACCTGGGGGCAGACTATCCAGGTCCAAAAGCAATGTTCAATGCCCTCTACATGCCAACATTACAGTCACATATGCACAGAAGCAAGTGTTTAACAACCTCCTAAAAGACAGCACAACTACTGATGGCGACCTTCAGACATAAGCAGAGACAAGGATCAAACACCAGAACCTTAACGGCGAGGATCATCATAAGGGCACACACGATGCCTCTTGCAGCCGAAGACGCTGGAGCAGGAAGTCTCCTTCCTGAAGACGTCGACCTTGAAGCCGTCATCCTGAGAGGTGAAGACGATCGTGTCATCAACACGGAGTAAAAGCCAGGCGGCGAATTCGCTCCAGGACTTGATGAAGCCGACGCGCTGGCCCGTCCTTCCACTCGCAGTGCTGGCCCATGTACAAACACACCTTCACTATTGGGACATTGTTCTTCAGCCTGTACTTGGTGATCAGGAGCTGCTCCATGTAGAGCGGCACAGCGAGGGAAAGGAGGTCCGGGCTCTCCACCCGCACGAAGAACGTCGGCAGCCGCTGCTCGGGAACGTGCCCCAAGTCAGCAGGACGGCCGGCGTGAACCCTTAGCGTTGTGATCTGCCGATGCGCTTGCATGAAGCCTTCATTGGGGTCACGAAGTTGCACCCGGACAGCCATGTCCCTTGCGTCCAGTATGGGCCCTTCCGAGAATGTTTCCAAGAAGGGCCAGTTCTGCAATGCAAAGTGTTAGCCAGTTGTGCAGAACAACTCCATGATGGCCATGGTAATCACAACAAGATCGTCATGCCAATGTAAATGTCCATGATGGAGCTCCATCAAAGGGCATGGCAATGCCACTGCTAATGGCAATGTGAAGCTCCATCATAGAGCATGCCAATGGCAATGTCCATGATGGAGCTCCATCAAAGGGCATGCCAATGCCACTACCAATGGCAATGTGAAGCTCCATTAAAGGGCATACCAATGCCAGTGCCAATGGCAATGTCAGGGACTTGACATTGTCAAGCAATGTCATGGGCAAGACAATGCCAAGTCCATGATGGAGCTTGAgcttacgtccaatttgcatcactattttatatcataatttctttgttattcattgatatatttcatatttggagatgatacttatgttatttcatctattttgtatgtttcatgattattggaggatcgcgcaccggagccaggattctgctggaaaaagcaccgtcataatgcaatatttcggaagatcaacaattgacgggaattatacgaaaaatcctttttccggatgacgaagggagccgagaggggagccgaggagggccgccatgggccccctcacagagccggcgcgggccccgcccggccgcgccgcctcgtgaggagggggcccacagccccctctcgcctccttttcttcgcgtatgtcttcgtcccgaaaacctaagctccaggggtacgtcgtgaagagccacagccgcctcgcgcgggcggagaacaccgagagagaaagagctctcccgagcaggctgagatctgctgggaaattccctcccggagggggaaatcgacgccatcgtcaccgtcatcgagctggacatc from Lolium rigidum isolate FL_2022 chromosome 4, APGP_CSIRO_Lrig_0.1, whole genome shotgun sequence encodes the following:
- the LOC124649913 gene encoding caffeoylshikimate esterase-like, which codes for MPHVNAKVTAVPATALGMPAAAAALPRKWEGVDPALERMVLRACLDQAPERRRVREAFKGVQLSIDHCLFKAQYDGIRTTESYELNSRGVEIFSKSWFPENRRMKAIVCLCHGYGDTCTFFLDGIARKIASAGYGVFALDYPGFGLSEGLHGYIPSFDTLVDDVAETFAKFKGNPDYRGLPSFLFGQSMGGAVALKIHFKQPNEWSGAILVAPMCKMSDDVVPAWPVQQVLIFLAKVLPKEKLVPQKDLAELAFKEEEKREQTSYNVIAYKDKPRLRTALEMLRTTQEIESRLEEVSLPIIILHGDADLVTDPAVSKDLYEKAKTSDKTLRLYKDAYHSILEGEPDEAIFQVLDDITSWLDQHSMKEGSSS